The following proteins are co-located in the Camelina sativa cultivar DH55 chromosome 12, Cs, whole genome shotgun sequence genome:
- the LOC109128141 gene encoding defensin-like protein 276 translates to MSSQRYNFAFLLLVICLLFTQSTASGCVFKGHCRTDDICKHVCRGHGLDPMFQLCVPYSSKGGKCCCLHYDGAPSSSEDI, encoded by the exons atgtcTTCACAAAGATACAATTTTGCTTTTCTACTATTAGTTATTTGTCTACTTTTCACTCAATCAACTG CAAGTGGTTGTGTTTTCAAAGGCCATTGTAGAACTGATGACATTTGCAAACACGTATGCAGAGGCCATGGGTTAGATCCAATGTTTCAATTGTGTGTACCATATTCTTCAAAGGGAGGAAAATGTTGTTGTTTACATTATGATGGGGCACCATCATCGAGTGaagatatttag